The Brevibacillus humidisoli DNA segment TTTTTCCAACGCGACAGCCAGCATCGTGGCCTGTGCGTTCAGCGTCTCGGAAAAGTTATTGATGTAATACGTCTCTACTTCCCTGGCAAAATAGGCACCGATAAACTGCATAGCGAGCAGAATCAGCAGGATGTACATGACGACGATCTTCCACTGAATCGTCTTGAACAGGCGAAACCGCCACATTACGGTTGCCCTCCCGCTGCAGGATTGCGAAAGACGTACCCCAATCCGCGGCGTGTGATAATATACTTGGGCTGGCTCGGGTCGTCTTCTACTTTTTCCCGCAGTCGGCGTATGGTTACGTCAACCGTCCGCACGTCGCCAAAATAGTCAAACCCCCAGACGGCCTGCAGCAGTCCTTCACGGGTCAGTACCTGTCCCTGGTGGCGCACCATGTAGACCAGCAGTTCAAACTCACGATGGGTTAAATCGAGTGTTTCATCCGCTTTCACGACCGTATAGGAGGTAAGGTCAATCTCCAATTCGTGGATGCGGAGAAAACGAGTATCCGTCTCGTTTGCCTTTGGCTGCTGTCGACGCAGTTGGGCCTTGATGCGGGCCACCAGTTCACGAGCACTAAACGGCTTTGTAACATAATCATCGGCCCCTAGTTCCAGGCCGACAACTTTATCCAGCTCAGAATCTTTGGCCGTCAGCATAATGATCGGCATATCATGGGTCTGCCGAACGGTACGGCACACATCCATGCCATCACGTCTCGGCAGCATCACATCTAACAGAATCAGATCCGGCTTCTCGTGGTCCACCAGCAGGAGTGCTTCCTCTCCGTCGTAGGCGCAAACCACTTGGTAGCCTTCCTTTTCCAGCGTAAACTTCAGGATATCTGCAATCGGTTTTTCATCATCTACGACCAGGAGTTTGGCCATCGCACTCACCCCTTCTATCCTCTCTATTGGATTCCACTCACGGTGGGCGTTTTCCTGCCTCCGAGAGAGCAGACCACAAATAGGAAAAGACCGTGCCTGACGGTTCAGGACGGTCTTTGCTTCTAACGTTTCGTTCTAACATTTCGTAATGCTGGTTCGTAATGCTGGTTCGATTGCTGGTTCAATGTGGCGGTCGGTCCACGAATCAGCGTCCGAGGTAGCGCAGCGGATTTTGCGCGCTGCCGTTCTTGCGTACCTCAAAATGGAGGTGAACACCTGTGGAGTTTCCTGTCGAACCCATGACACCGATCACTTTTCCTTTGGACACGACCTGGCCCACTTTGACGCTGATCGATCTCATATGGCCGTACAACGTCTGATAGCCGTTGCCATGGTCAATGATGACGGCATTGCCGTAGCCGCCGTTCCATCCGGCGCTGACGACACGACCGTTGTCCGCAGCCCGAATCGAACCGGATCCGGCGATGTCAATCCCTTGATGCATGCGCCCCCAGCGCATTCCAAAACCGCTGCTGATGTAGCCTTTGGCCGGCCACGAGAAACGGCCTGTCCCACGTGAAGGAATAACCTTGGTGCCGCGTTCCACGATTTTGGGAACCGGTTCGGATAGAATTTCCTGCTCTAGCACCTCACGTGCCACTTCCTGCCCGTTTTCCTTGATCACTTGGTAGCGTACCCGCTTCTTGCCTTCCTGCCCTTCCTGGATCACTTTCGTGTCACCCTGGGGCATTTGGTCATTATTGCGCGTCTGCACCGTATAGTCAATCACTTCTTCGCGCTCCAGCTCTTCGACAACTTGTACGGTAACCAGCGGCTTGATCGCTGTCACATTGATCTTTTGTCCCAACTGGAGAACGGTATCCTCGGTGATACCCGGGTTGTTTGCGTATATGTCTTTGGAGGTGATGCCGTACTTCTCGGCGATGCAGGTGATGCAGTCGCCTTCTTGTACCGTATGTATAACATCCTTAAACGTTCCTTTGGAGAGCAGTTCTTCCAGCTTGTCCACTGACAAGATTTGTGCGGCGGGAACCGAATCTGTCTCAGTGGTTACCTGCTCTTTGAAACGGACTTCCTTGATCGAAGCGTCCGCTCCTGTCACCCCTGCTGAAGCGGGCGTTGCCTCAATGGAGGCTGCTTGCACAGTCTGCTTTTTCTCTTCTGCAGCAGGTGGTTTCACATACTTTTCCTTTAGATGGTTAAACACCGTTTTCGCGTCTTCAGGGCTGGCAGCGTACCCAACCAGTTTGCCGTCAACAACGATCTTGACCGCTTCCACCTTGATGTCGGCGATCTGCGACAAGGCTGTCAGGGCCGCTTCGTTGTCATACTCGCCTTTATAGATGCGCTCTTCTTTATAGGTGATATAATCCGACATCTTTAGCGTGAGGCCGTGATGCTTGCTTGATTCCTCTCGCAGCTTGTCCTCCGTCCACTTCTCGATGACCTCAGGGCTGTTGACTACACCGATTTCTTTCCCATTTACGTAAACATGGTAGATGGAGATGATATTGGACTCGTAGTAATAATCAGCGTATGCTGCACCTGACATCCCTACTGTGGCAGCAATTGCAACGGTAGCCGTCTGTTTCTTGTGTGCTTGTATGTATGTACGTATTTGAATGACAATGTTCTTCACCTGGTGCCCTATATGGCGAAAAAAAGGGCTTACTCGCCGCTGCAGCCAGGCCTTCCACTTGGCAAAATCCATCGATCGTCCCTCCTGAAAGCCTGTGACTCTACAAAACTAGGACTATTCGAATATTCTAACTATTCATTACTCGTCCTTTTTTCCTGATTACTGGTGCTGTGATCGCAACGAATTGCCTATAAAAACCAACTATATCGACTTTACCATAAAAAAGACTAGTTCATCAAGTGTAAAATGCCGTCGAATAGAATCGCCCGGCTCGAATCATACTACTTTTATGGATTTTTTTGTTAGCTTAGGAGGGGTCTTTACATGAGTGAACGTAACATCCTGGCCGGTTTCCGCAGCGTAGACGAAGCGGAACGGGCAGCGGAACAGCTTCGCAAAGCGGGCTTTCAGACGGTTCAGGTGGAAACGATTGATCGATATCCAGGCGAAGACGTGCAGCAAGTGATCAATCCGATCAGCGGACAAATCCCCAGTCTGGGAGCCCTGACATTGGGAGCCGACTTTCCCAGCGGAAGAGATGCCAGCGTGATGGCTGCCGCCGACCCCAGTGCGAGCGGTATGTCTGACGGCGATCAGGACAGCG contains these protein-coding regions:
- a CDS encoding LysM peptidoglycan-binding domain-containing M23 family metallopeptidase, with the protein product MDFAKWKAWLQRRVSPFFRHIGHQVKNIVIQIRTYIQAHKKQTATVAIAATVGMSGAAYADYYYESNIISIYHVYVNGKEIGVVNSPEVIEKWTEDKLREESSKHHGLTLKMSDYITYKEERIYKGEYDNEAALTALSQIADIKVEAVKIVVDGKLVGYAASPEDAKTVFNHLKEKYVKPPAAEEKKQTVQAASIEATPASAGVTGADASIKEVRFKEQVTTETDSVPAAQILSVDKLEELLSKGTFKDVIHTVQEGDCITCIAEKYGITSKDIYANNPGITEDTVLQLGQKINVTAIKPLVTVQVVEELEREEVIDYTVQTRNNDQMPQGDTKVIQEGQEGKKRVRYQVIKENGQEVAREVLEQEILSEPVPKIVERGTKVIPSRGTGRFSWPAKGYISSGFGMRWGRMHQGIDIAGSGSIRAADNGRVVSAGWNGGYGNAVIIDHGNGYQTLYGHMRSISVKVGQVVSKGKVIGVMGSTGNSTGVHLHFEVRKNGSAQNPLRYLGR
- the yycF gene encoding response regulator YycF, which produces MAKLLVVDDEKPIADILKFTLEKEGYQVVCAYDGEEALLLVDHEKPDLILLDVMLPRRDGMDVCRTVRQTHDMPIIMLTAKDSELDKVVGLELGADDYVTKPFSARELVARIKAQLRRQQPKANETDTRFLRIHELEIDLTSYTVVKADETLDLTHREFELLVYMVRHQGQVLTREGLLQAVWGFDYFGDVRTVDVTIRRLREKVEDDPSQPKYIITRRGLGYVFRNPAAGGQP